A window of Elephas maximus indicus isolate mEleMax1 chromosome X, mEleMax1 primary haplotype, whole genome shotgun sequence genomic DNA:
GAGAGCAGCAAGCATGGCAGGACCCAGGGGTAGGGCTCAGTGGCAGAATGATATGGAAGCCCCCACCTCCCAGCCTACTGGACTTGTTTATACCTGAGCACAGGTTGAGTCATGCCAGGGCCTTCCTTCAAATCACTGATGGTTCTACAGTGGGTTGGGGTCTTGTATGCACAAGAGCCCACCAAACACAGCTCAGAGTTACTCTTTTCTTCCCCACAGCAGCCCTGTGAGGCAACTGTTTTCCCCATGAAAAGACTGAGTCTTAAACAAGAGTATCTGTAATAACTGCCAGTTTTATTCCTCTGGCTAAGAGGTCCAGAGGTAATTTgacatttacatttattttttaatagttcaATCATTAAGAGATTATGTGCCCCCATTGCCCTTATAAGCTGGTTGCAAACTATTTGATTGAATCttacttataaaaaaaatctttaatttttttgtatgacACAAGTAATGTgttcattaaaaaatacatataagcaaaaagcagaaaaacaaaaactcataccACACAGAAATAAGCACggttaagtttttgatatatgtatgtacatacatacacacacacacacacaacatgggATTTTATCCTACATATGTGAGCAGATACTAAATATGCTGTTTTGTAACCTCTTACGTTTTACTTTACAATAGGGAATGAACATCTTTCCATGCACATGTGTGAAACTTCCCAATTGAAAAACAGAGCTGGAAAATGTGTTAAAATACAAAATCCAATGAGATGCTGGTAACAAGGAAACTATCTAAAACAACATACCACCAGATtattaaaagtaaaatgaagaTAGAAGATAACATCAGAAAATGCTAACAAACAGAAAGCAGGGGCCAgatcttaatatcagacaaagaagAATTCAAGGCCTAAAGCACACAGGATAAGGACGGCTGCGTGAATGTCTTTGCTTCCAATGCATCATCACAAACTTGTTTCTTACTCTTCTTATCTCTTCCCTAAGCCTTTCCAACTCATCTACTCCTCTTATCATTTCTTCAGGGTCCAAATGCCTAACGGGAGCGTCCTCTTTAAATCTCTGGCCAGGCTGAGCCAGCCCTCCTCTAAGGTTTCCTTGTGCTTCCTGGCTTACACCTTCTCGGGAAGGTTGAGGATTTCCTTCTGCCTCCTGTGGTACATCTTCTGAAGGGTGGTCTTCCTCGGCCTTTGGCATATTCTGTggctttccttcattttcttcacaagatttttgcatgttgaatattttaatttttgaataaaTTAATCCTAGAAAACAAGGGAACAAAACTGCCAAACTGACCAGCAACCAGGATATGGGGTCCCATAGCAACTGGCCGTTTCTGATTCAGGTCCCTAATTGTCAAAATTTTCTATCTAGAGAAAACTAGATTCTCAGGCTTGTAACTCCCCAAACTCCACCCCTTCCTCCAcctctcttccctccccctctTGCTTCTAGCTCCATCTTCTCTCCTCCCGCTCCAGCCCACCATTTTCCCAGCAGGCCCTGCTTCAGGCTTCTCCAAGCACTGAAAAGGGAGCAGCGCCTAAGAAATTAACCCCTCCCTCGTCTCTGGTCTCCACCACTCCCGCCCTTCAGGGCTTTCCCAGGTCACCCCAACCTCCAGCCGCTAACCGGAGATTGCTGGTCCAGTCTCCggcctcccctcccccttccacgtctcttctgtccccctccccctTTCCTGCCCCATTTCCGCTGCAGGCTCTGCACAGGCCTCAGGCGCTTAGTCCGAATGGGGAGAAGCTGAGGCGACCCCAGGATATGCTTTGGTGTCATCCACACTCCCACTCCCACTCCCACTCCCACCCTCACCTCCACCCCAGGGGATGTGAGGCAATTGCACTCTTACACTGACCTGCAGGGATCCAGGGGAttttcctccctcttccctcaCCTCGATTTGCGCTGCGCCCAAAAGACCCAAGATTCCTGCAGACGGACAGGAGTGCTTGGTGAACAGGCTAGTACCTGGATCACGGGCCCCTTTAATGATTCTAGGCCTGGTTCATCTAAAGTTTCCTATGTCCTTGTCCCCTCATTGCCTTCTCTTAAGGCAACCCCCTTCCCCCCGTGTCCACCGTTTCCCTACAAGTAGGGAGTGGGAGAGGCAagttatttccaaattttttctgtGCCGCTTGCGGAACCCTCAATTTATTACCCTCCCCCTCCTTCTACACCACCCCACCTCCCACCAAAACAGCCCCAAATATCCTGCACTAAAACGGGAGTCTGGCAGAACAGTAGTGCAAGGAAAGCAATCCCGGCCGGATCGGCTTCTGCTCTCTGCCTTCGACCCCAGGGTCCCCCAGACAGCACCCACCTTCAAATAACCTGAAGAGATCCGGGGCACTTTTCTCCTTCAGCAACACGAAGCTGCTACGGGGAAACAGGCCCTGGACTATAAGGACTTCTGCACACGTCGACTCCTGGTCACGTGAGGGTCGCGTCATCAGTGAGCTCGCGTCTTCAGCTACCCTGCCATTAGCACTGCAGCCCGCCCCCTGCATTCGCTCCACTTGATAGTGTCAATCTTTTTCGCGTTTGCCTTTGAGGGGCAATAAAACTGATatcttttccctccaatttctgttCGCATTTCTGGCATTACCAGGGAGAAACAGCTTCTTGGGAGTTAAAGTAccatttctccttcttctttggggaatcatttctttttctcttctgttcccaataccccacctcccctcccccaagaCCCTACCTTTGCGGTTTCCCCTGGAGTCTCAACTAGCATTTGAATGGGTGAGAGGTGAGGCTGGGAGGACCTGGAAAGGGAACTAGGAGTGaaagtaaggtttttttttttttttttgcgagtCCTCTTGAAtagatttttggttttctatgtttttaaacaattagtatactttattaaaagaatatatttaaaaaactataCCTCATAACCAGTATTTAACGCTCTGGATGGAGGACAAATTGATTATGTCAATTTATAACACTTTGGAAGAGTTTTCTAACGGTAACAAATGGAATGACAGTATTCACAACATACTGATGTAttaggatttttttaaatttgttttttggtttttttgtatatatatatatatacacaagttATTAAAATATCACGATTAAAAATTGACTCCCAAACTAATTGATGGAAAGAGGCCCGATTTTCTCTTCTTAGTAGTTATATAAAAGTAATCActactttctctctttctggctGAACTCAAGTTATCAAGTGTTAGATGTCTGAGCTTTTCGTTGATGACTGCTGGATGGCTTCAGACAGATGTCATTCCCCCAGGTCCTCTGGGATCCAGTGCTTGTTAATCAGATAAGTCCACAGCAAAGCCTGTTTTCCACAGAGTGGACTTTTTTGAATTTAAAGGGAGTTGTTTGTTAGAAAATAGTTCTCATACACGCGTGAACAGCCAGAAAGGAGAAAATTTGCTCTATGTCACCATTGGGTGTGAGGCTTACCAGGTGGAATTTTCATTAACTCATGGCACTCTGGTGCCATTCACTCTGTCCCATTAAAAGGATGAACTATCAATATGCGTAACTGTTGTGACTGTAAAACAGAGAGAACATCattgttgtaaaaaatatatgtattaaagAGGAAACTGATACTCCTGCAATCCAGAATCCACTAGTGCTTGAAAGCGTGGTGGTGCCTGGAATGGCAGTTTGGCCACTAGAGCCATTTGGAGCGTCAGgggaaggaggcagaggaggaTCTCTTGTCTAGAGTGGTCAAGGCACTATGCCTCAGCCAAAAATAGAGCCCACCAAGGAGAAGGAAGtgttggaaaaatatatatttgctggcctaatgttttatagtttatatTCAAGcatgaagaattgacgcctttgaattgtggtgttagcgaaggatattgaatatatagcatggactgccaaaagaacgaacaaatctgtcttagaagaagtacaaccagaatgctccttagaagcacggatggcgagattgcatcttacatactttggacatgttgtcaggagggatcagtccctggggaaggacagcatacttggtagagtacagggtcagtggaaaagaggaagaccctcaacgaggtggattgacacagtggctgcagcagtgagctcaagcataacaactattgtaaggatggcgcaggaccaggcagtgtttggttgtgcatagggtagctatgagtcagaaccgactcgacggcacctaacaacaacaacaacatgaatttaTCTCGCAGCTGAAGAATAAATTTTCTATTATTTGAGggagaatttttttctatttttttttttgctgcagtctattccattgtgtatatatgccatagtttgtttatccattcatctgttgatgggcacttaggttgtttccatctttttgctattgtgagtaatgctgcaataaacatgggtgtgcatatgtctattcctgtgactgctcttatttctctaggatatattcctaggagtgggattgctggatcatatggtatttctatttctagcttttttcccctttttttaaattgtaatttagatgaaggtttacagaacaaactagcttctcattaaacaattagtacacacattgttttgtgacattgattgccaaccccaagacatgtcaacactctccccttctccaactTGGGTTGCCTatttaacagctttcctgtcccgtcctgtcttctcatccttgcccctgggctggtgtgcccatttagtctcgttttgtcttatggacctgtctaatctttggctaagggtgaaccttaggagtgacttcattactgagctaaaatgttgtccaggggccatactctaggggtctctccagtctctgtcagaccagtaagtctggtctttgtgagttagaattttgttctacttttttttccagctctgtccaggaccctctattatgatccctgtcagagcagtcagtggtggtagccaggcaccctctagttgtgctggacttagtctggtggaagctgtagtacttgtggtccattggtcctttggactaatctttctcttgtgtctttggttttcttcattctcccttgctccagatgggtgagaccagtggagtatcttagatggccactcacaagcttttaagaccccaaatgctaacTCACCAATGTAGAATGTAGGAATTCACATTATATGTTTTCTattgaaatcaatttggcacttccttaaaaagctagaaataaaactaccatacgatccaacaattccactccttggaatatatcctagagaaatacgagccctcacacgaatagatatatgcacacccatgttcattgcaacactgttcacaatagcaaaaagatggaaacaacctaggtacccatcaagagatgaatggataaacaaattatggtatattcacacaatggaatactatgcaatgatgaatccacaaaacatctcataatgtggatgaagctggaaggcattatgctgagtgaaattagtcaattgcaaaaggacaaatatcatattcgatcactactataagaactcaagaaaaggtttaaacatagaagaaaacattctttgatggttatggggtggggaaggaggatgACGGGACATTTCACTTTATAAGTTTTGGTAGCGtgggttttcattttcattcatctcaatgTATTGTCTAAGTTCTCTTTTGATATGTTCTTTTATCCATGGTTGCTTAAATGTGTGTTTAATTTCTACATATCTGTGAAATTTTCAGCTTTCTTTCTGTTAcagatttctagtttcattccattgtgatcagagaaaatactttgtatgatttaaatattttaaaatgtattgaaaCTTGTTTTGTGTCCTGATGTATATCCTGGGGAATGTTCTATGTGTTCTTGAGAAGAATTTGTGTTCTGCTGTTGttgaatggagtgttctgtatacatctgCTAGGTAGTTGGTTTTCGGTATATTTCAAGTCCTCTATTTCCTAATATTTCCTGGTAGGTGTTCTATGCATTACTGAGAATGGAATATTGAAGTCTTGAACAATTATTCAgaactatttctcccttcaattctgtaagtttttgcttgatatattttgggACTATATTGTGAGGTGCATATATGTttgtaattgttatatcttcttgccaggttgacccttttatcaatatataatgtccttatttgtctatggaaaccctggtggtatagtggttaagagatacggctgctaaccaaacggtcagcagttcaaatctaccaggcgctccttggaaaccctatggagcagttctactctgtcctatagggtcattatgagtcagaattgacttgatgacaatgggctttTGTTTGGTATTTGTCTATCGTAACAATTTTTAActtactgtgcttttttttttttcttctactattggtaaaaaaatttttttttttttttattggtatagCCACTGCAGATCTCTTTTGATTACTACCTGCGtggaatatatttttccattaattcactttcaacctatttttaTCTTGGGATCTAAAGTGAGTCCCTTGTAGGAAACATGTAGTTGAATCatgattttttatccattctgttactccCTACCTTTTAATCGGAGAGATTACTTCTTTTACATGTAAGTGATTACTGGTAAaggacttctgccattttgttatttgttttgtttatgccTTATACTTCATTTTATTCCTCATTCCTTTATTACTGCCTTCTTTTGTACTTAATTTTATGAAGTGTATTCTTCTGATTCCCTTTTCGtttccttttctctatttttcaaagCTATTTTCTTACTGGTTACCTGGGGATTACAATTAATGTCTTAAATTTAAAACAGTCTGATTTGAATTACTACAAACAGCTTCAATAGTATACAAAAACTCTGATGCTAAACAGCTCTGTCTCCCCTTTATGTGATTATTTTCATAACTTACATTTTTATGTATtgtgtgcccattaacagatttataattattctttattcatttttttaaaccatacagaAAAAGACAGGAGTTATGCACTAAAAAAATATAATACTGGCTTTTTATATTTCCCTATATACTTAACTTTAccagtcttctttattttttcatatgtcaTAAAGTTACTTGCTGgtgtcctttcatttcagcctgaaggactccctttcgTGTGTCTTGTAGGGAAGATCTACTAGTGATAAACTCCCTCCGCTTTTGTTTATCTAGGAGTGCCTTAGTTTCTCCTTatttttgaaggatagttttggaAGATAAagaattctttgttgttgtcttgttttcttttggcaTGTTAAATATGTCATcttctgccttctggcctccatagtTTCTGATGATAAATCAGCTTCTAATCTTGAGGCTCCCTTGTACATGACACGTCCCTTCTCTCTTGCTGTTTTCAGTAttctctgtttgtttttgttatttgacAGTTTGATtgtaatgtgtcttggtgtgcaTCTCTCAGCGTTTATTGACCAAGTGGCACATTTCTTGCCGTCTGCTTTGTCTTGATCAAGCTTCAGTCATGTTCTCTCCTCCCCACAGGTCCTTGAACTTTAGCTTACCTCCAAGCCTGATCAAGCACTAACATGCCCCCGTATCAGCTTATCCCAAGAATCAACGGACCACAGTGAGACCCATTCTCATCAAACCACAGTCATGTTCCACCTTGATTTCCTATCTTCCTTTTGAAAGTTTCTGCTAAGCTTTTCTTACTTCTCCCTATAAAAGGAGATTGGATTTTGGGATGCTTGCAGAGTTCTGTTTGCTTTTGAGATGCTTGCAAATTTCTAAGACTGGCGCATTCTCCCTATTGCAATAGCCTTTTTGAATAAATTTTTCCTTTATCTAAGTccagatttgtttttatttggcaGTTTTCTGGTGCCATGACTCAGATGGAGTGCTGACCACCTCTGGGACCCTGCTGTCTTCActcaggtgttgttgttaggtgccgtcgagttggttccgactaatagtgaccctatgcacaacagaatgaaacactgcctagtcctgtgccatccttacaatcactatgcttgagcccattgttgcagccactgtgtcagtccacctcgttgacggtcttcctcttttctgctgaccctgtactttaccaagcatgacatccttctccagggactgatccctcctgacaacatgtccaaagtatgtaagacacagtcttgccatccttgcttctaaggagcatgctgattgtacttcctccaagacagatttgtccgttctttcgggagtccatggtatattcaatattctttgccaggaccacaattcaaaggtgtcaattcttcttccatcttccttattcattgtccagctttcacatgcatatggtgcgactgaaaataccatggcttgggtcaggcgccccttagtcttgaagatgacatctttgcttttcaacactttaaagaggtcctttgcagcatatttacccaatgcaatgggtcttttgatttcttgactgctgcttccatgggtgttgattgtggatccaagtaaaatgaaatccttgacaacttcaatcttttctccgtttatcatgatgtggcttactggttcagttgtgaggatttttgttttctttatgttgaggtgtaatccgtactgaaggctgtggtctttgattttcattggtaagtgcttcaagtcctcttcaatttcagcaggcaacgttgtgtcatctgcataaggcaggttgttaatgagtcttcctccaatcctgatgcccagttcttcttcatatagtccagcttcttggattatttgctcagcatacagattgaataggcatggtgaaaggatgcaaccctgaggcacacctttcctaactttaaactgctcagtatccccttcttctgtccaaaCACCTGCCACTTGATtgatgtaaaggttcctcatgagcacaattaagtgttctggaattcccattctttgcaatgttatccatagtttgttatgatccacacagtcaaatgcttttgcatagccaataaaacacaggtaaacatccttctggtagtttctgccttcagccagaatccatctgacatcagcagtgatatccctggttccacgtcctgttctgaatctggcctgaatttctggcagttccctgtcgatatactgctgcagccactcttcaatgatcttcagcaaaattttgcttgcatgtgatattaatgatattgttctgtaattttcacattcggttggatcacctttcttgggaataggcataaatatggatctcttccagtcagttggccaggaagctgtcttccatatttcttggcatagatgagtgagcacctccagcgctgcatctgtttgttgaaacatctcagttgatattccgtccattcctggagccttgttttttgccagtggcttcagtgcagcttagacatcttccttcagtaccattggttcctgatcatatgctacctcttgaaatggttgcacatcgcctaattctttttggtataatgactctgtgtattccttccatcttcttttgatccttcctgcgtcgtttaatgttttccctatagaatccttcacagttgcaacttgaggcttgaattttttcttcagttctttcagcttgggaaatgccgaccatgttcttcccttttagttttctatatccagctccttgcacatgtcattatactactttactttgtcttcttgagccgccctttgaaatcttctgttcagtttttttacttctgcatttctttgttttgctttagctgctcaacatttcaGAAccagcttcagagtctcctctgacacctgtTTTGgtcttggacttttctttctttcctgtcttttcaatgacgtcttgctttcttcatgtatgatgtccttgaatgtcatgccacaactcatctagtcttcggtcagtagtgttcaaccattcttgagatggtctctctaaattcaggtggaatatactcaaggtcgtattttggttctcgtggacttgctctgattttcttcagtttcgactcgAACTTGTACGtgatcaattgatggtctgttccacagtcagcccctggccttgttctgactgatgatattgagcttttcaatcatttctttccacaggtgtagtcgatttgcTTGTGCTgtgtcccatctggtgaggtccatgtgtatagttgccatttatgttggtgaagaaaggtatttccaatgaagaagtcgttggtcttgcaaaattctatcattcggtctctggcattgtttctatcaccaaggccatattttccaactagtgatctttctttgtttccaactttcgcattccaatcaccagtaattatcaatgcatcctgattgcatgttcgatcaaattcagactgcagaagttgataaaaatcttcagtttcttcctctttagccttagtggttgtgggtaaatttgcataatagtcatattaacttgtaggtcttccttataggcatatggatattatcctattactgacagcgttgtacttcaggacagatcttgaaatgttcttttcgatgatgaatgcaacaccattcctcttcaagttgtcattcccggcatagtagactgtgtgattgtccg
This region includes:
- the TCEAL8 gene encoding transcription elongation factor A protein-like 8, whose translation is MQKSCEENEGKPQNMPKAEEDHPSEDVPQEAEGNPQPSREGVSQEAQGNLRGGLAQPGQRFKEDAPVRHLDPEEMIRGVDELERLREEIRRVRNKFVMMHWKQRHSRSRPYPVCFRP